Proteins encoded together in one Psychrobacter sanguinis window:
- a CDS encoding TrkH family potassium uptake protein, protein MPKNSVKFLTSPPAILAVGFLCLITLGCFLLKLPACTIEPITWIQAAFTATSAVTVTGLSIVDTANYTRLGQVIIAILIQFGGLGFMTFAVFAFISLQRRLNIVGQKIAREAFAETSFGDISTTAKSVITIALSVELIGFIALSLAFLKEMPASEALYAGFFYTVSAFNNAGFALTSDNLMPYADNKSINIIITSLIIIGGLGFIVVKDIIDNRSWRKISVNTKVVVTTTVALNFMAFVLFWLLEHNNPNTLGHLSFSNQLTAAWFQAITPRTAGFNTIPIEQLTDASTLLTMFLMFIGGGSLSTASGIKIGTFVILILTTWAFLRQRDHVIVFKRRIPDRLVRKSLALISITMMLIFISVFVLSVVEADHPLDDVLFEVVSALSTVGLTRGLTTKLSSTGEIVIMFMMFAGRVGPLTLAYLIAMPKSSRVHYPETNVLVG, encoded by the coding sequence ATGCCAAAAAACTCAGTTAAATTTCTAACCTCTCCCCCTGCTATTTTAGCAGTGGGGTTTTTATGTTTAATAACGCTGGGCTGTTTTCTCTTAAAATTACCAGCGTGCACAATTGAGCCCATAACTTGGATTCAAGCCGCTTTTACCGCCACTTCTGCCGTGACTGTCACTGGACTCTCTATTGTTGATACCGCCAACTACACTCGATTAGGCCAAGTGATTATTGCGATATTGATTCAGTTTGGTGGACTTGGCTTTATGACATTCGCCGTTTTTGCTTTTATTAGCTTACAGCGACGGCTCAATATTGTGGGTCAAAAGATAGCCCGTGAAGCTTTTGCGGAAACAAGCTTTGGCGATATTTCCACCACTGCCAAATCGGTTATTACCATTGCATTGTCAGTTGAGCTGATAGGATTTATTGCCCTAAGCCTTGCCTTCTTAAAAGAAATGCCAGCCTCTGAGGCCCTCTATGCCGGCTTCTTCTATACGGTATCTGCCTTCAATAATGCCGGCTTTGCACTGACCAGTGACAACTTAATGCCGTATGCAGATAACAAGTCTATTAATATCATCATTACCAGTCTTATCATTATTGGTGGCTTAGGTTTCATTGTGGTGAAGGACATTATTGATAATCGCAGTTGGCGTAAAATAAGCGTGAACACCAAGGTAGTTGTCACCACAACTGTGGCCTTAAACTTTATGGCTTTTGTGCTATTTTGGTTGTTAGAACATAATAATCCGAATACTCTAGGTCATTTAAGCTTTAGTAATCAATTAACAGCCGCTTGGTTTCAGGCCATTACCCCTCGAACTGCTGGTTTTAACACCATCCCTATTGAACAACTAACTGATGCCAGTACGTTACTGACTATGTTCTTAATGTTTATTGGCGGCGGCTCGCTATCTACTGCCAGTGGTATCAAAATTGGGACTTTTGTTATCTTAATTTTGACCACGTGGGCGTTTTTAAGACAGCGCGATCATGTCATCGTATTTAAGCGCCGTATTCCAGATCGCTTGGTAAGAAAGTCTTTGGCTTTGATTAGTATTACCATGATGCTTATCTTTATAAGCGTCTTTGTATTGTCGGTAGTAGAGGCAGATCATCCTTTAGATGACGTGTTATTCGAAGTAGTCTCAGCGCTAAGTACGGTTGGCTTGACCCGCGGCTTGACCACTAAGCTCAGCTCAACCGGTGAAATTGTTATTATGTTTATGATGTTTGCAGGACGAGTGGGACCTTTGACCTTGGCTTATTTAATTGCTATGCCAAAGTCTTCAAGAGTACACTACCCCGAAACCAACGTATTGGTGGGTTAA
- a CDS encoding DUF4230 domain-containing protein: MNNKTQNTVPRNKVPPNTVKSNGVWLKLIFLLLLIALSVFLWQQFNKDNSPQIQTVSREGVVSKIQQLNRLETVAYNVDTVITSEQEGSWQRLWQDEQKGLFIARGRVVAGVDLSTLSPEMVQITEPTEAQIEEARAKAEAQGNGNAPITLMPDIMITLPPAQVFTVYLDDVEVYDWKSGGFFGMLQAEPEILAKAQASAKQEVLKRACSDGVMQQAENNAKKEMEQLFAMTGAKVSVTTQGAGACQPVD; the protein is encoded by the coding sequence ATGAACAATAAAACTCAAAATACAGTACCTCGAAATAAAGTACCTCCAAATACAGTAAAAAGTAATGGGGTTTGGCTTAAGCTAATTTTCCTGCTCCTTTTAATCGCGTTAAGCGTTTTTCTGTGGCAACAGTTCAATAAAGACAATTCCCCACAAATTCAGACGGTAAGCCGAGAAGGCGTGGTCAGTAAAATTCAGCAACTGAATCGTTTAGAGACCGTGGCTTATAATGTGGATACGGTAATTACCAGTGAGCAGGAAGGCAGTTGGCAACGGTTATGGCAAGATGAACAAAAAGGTCTGTTTATTGCTCGTGGCCGTGTGGTAGCCGGTGTGGACTTAAGTACGTTAAGTCCTGAAATGGTTCAGATCACAGAGCCGACAGAAGCTCAAATCGAAGAAGCGCGCGCTAAAGCTGAAGCCCAAGGTAATGGAAATGCTCCTATTACCTTAATGCCTGACATTATGATTACCTTACCGCCTGCGCAAGTATTTACTGTGTACTTAGACGATGTAGAAGTCTATGACTGGAAGTCGGGCGGTTTCTTTGGCATGCTTCAAGCAGAACCTGAGATTTTGGCTAAGGCTCAAGCCAGCGCCAAGCAAGAAGTGCTTAAGCGCGCTTGTTCTGATGGAGTGATGCAGCAAGCAGAAAATAATGCCAAAAAAGAAATGGAGCAGTTATTTGCGATGACTGGCGCCAAAGTAAGTGTTACTACCCAGGGAGCAGGTGCCTGT
- a CDS encoding potassium channel family protein: protein MQFAVIGLGVFGRACAFELQSQGNEVLGIDMDEQEVNKVSDILSHSVIADATDIETLKELNLSQFDGVIVSIGEDLEASLLCTLNLIKLPAKNLWVKAKTDAHHDILHSLGVENIIHPEQDMGIRIAQAVAYPMMKQYLSLGNEEFLVRIDVPQNLRPITVGKIRSKHPDTSLLLIIRDNQLVQVFNDDTVIQYPDRVVYAGLVSDLKYLSKAFINA, encoded by the coding sequence ATGCAATTTGCGGTTATAGGACTGGGTGTATTTGGTCGAGCTTGTGCTTTTGAATTACAAAGTCAAGGCAATGAAGTACTCGGCATTGATATGGATGAGCAAGAGGTAAACAAAGTTAGTGACATCTTGAGTCATTCTGTTATCGCTGATGCTACCGATATTGAAACCTTAAAAGAGTTGAACTTGAGTCAGTTTGATGGGGTAATCGTCAGTATTGGCGAAGATTTGGAAGCCAGTTTGTTATGTACTCTAAACTTAATTAAGTTACCGGCTAAGAACTTATGGGTGAAAGCCAAAACAGATGCCCATCATGATATTTTGCACAGCTTAGGCGTGGAGAATATTATCCATCCTGAGCAAGATATGGGAATTCGTATTGCTCAAGCTGTGGCTTATCCCATGATGAAACAGTATTTATCTTTGGGTAATGAAGAGTTTTTAGTGCGCATTGACGTACCGCAAAACTTACGACCAATAACCGTTGGTAAAATCAGAAGTAAGCATCCTGACACTTCGTTACTATTAATTATTCGTGACAACCAATTAGTGCAGGTTTTCAATGATGACACGGTTATTCAATATCCAGATAGGGTGGTATATGCCGGATTGGTCAGTGACCTTAAATACTTATCCAAAGCATTTATCAATGCTTAA
- a CDS encoding proline--tRNA ligase, which translates to MRASQFLFATLKETPSDADIVSSQLMVRAGLIRKLASGLYVWLPMGLKVLQKVEKIVREEMQNIGAQEVLMPMTQPAELWQESGRFEDYGPELLRFTDRHNRDFVLGPTHEEVITDLARGELRSYKQLPVTFFQIQGKFRDEIRPRFGIMRAREFTMKDAYSFHVDQASLEITYQQMYDAYTRIFQRLGLTFRAVLADTGSIGGSASHEFHVLAGSGEDAIAFSDGSDYAANVELAEAVCNNERAAPTQDRQDVATPKIQTNEDLAKFLDIPLETTVKTLIVKGHHINEDGTEGDEQLVALVVRGDHTLNEIKAEKIAEVDTPLTFATEEEMKAAGLKKGFIGVDLDIPVYVDRAAAAMSDFVSGANEYDMHTTGMNWERDATITEVVDIRNVVEGDPSPDGKGTLSIKRGIEVGHIFQLGDKYSKALNCTVMGEDGKPVTLMMGCYGIGVSRIIAAAIEQNHDDNGIIWAKTPNVNDSIAPFDIAIVPMKSKEETVMQTAEALYQELKAKGLNVLLDDRNERPGVKFADLELIGIPHRIVVSDRNLAEDKYEYVDRRDGEKQLLSREEVLAKVSQ; encoded by the coding sequence ATGAGAGCCAGCCAGTTTTTATTTGCTACCCTAAAAGAAACCCCAAGTGATGCTGATATCGTATCAAGCCAACTCATGGTACGAGCCGGCCTGATTCGCAAGCTTGCGTCAGGCCTATATGTTTGGTTACCTATGGGGCTTAAGGTATTGCAAAAAGTTGAAAAAATTGTGCGTGAAGAAATGCAGAATATTGGCGCACAAGAAGTACTGATGCCAATGACTCAGCCTGCAGAGTTATGGCAAGAGTCAGGACGTTTTGAAGATTATGGTCCTGAGCTTCTACGGTTTACCGACCGTCACAACCGTGACTTCGTACTAGGCCCGACTCATGAAGAGGTAATTACTGATTTGGCTCGTGGTGAATTACGTAGCTATAAACAGCTGCCGGTAACCTTCTTCCAAATTCAAGGTAAATTCCGTGATGAGATTCGCCCACGCTTTGGTATCATGCGTGCCCGTGAATTCACCATGAAAGATGCTTACTCATTCCACGTTGATCAGGCGTCATTAGAAATAACCTATCAGCAAATGTATGATGCTTATACTCGTATCTTCCAGCGTCTTGGCTTAACTTTCCGCGCTGTATTAGCCGATACTGGCTCAATTGGTGGCTCAGCCTCTCATGAGTTCCATGTATTGGCCGGCAGTGGTGAAGATGCCATTGCGTTCTCAGATGGTTCAGACTATGCGGCCAACGTTGAGCTGGCAGAAGCAGTTTGTAATAATGAACGCGCCGCTCCGACACAAGACAGACAAGATGTGGCCACGCCAAAAATTCAAACCAATGAAGACTTGGCTAAATTCTTAGATATTCCGCTTGAAACCACTGTAAAAACGCTAATCGTCAAAGGTCATCATATCAATGAAGATGGTACTGAAGGCGATGAGCAATTAGTAGCGCTAGTGGTGCGTGGCGACCATACTTTAAATGAAATTAAAGCGGAGAAAATCGCTGAAGTTGATACCCCTCTTACTTTCGCTACCGAAGAAGAGATGAAAGCGGCGGGTCTGAAAAAAGGCTTTATCGGCGTAGATTTGGACATTCCGGTATATGTTGACCGTGCCGCTGCTGCCATGAGCGACTTTGTGTCAGGGGCCAATGAGTATGACATGCACACTACCGGTATGAACTGGGAACGCGATGCGACCATTACTGAAGTGGTGGATATTCGCAACGTGGTAGAAGGAGATCCTTCACCGGATGGTAAAGGCACACTGAGCATCAAACGTGGTATTGAAGTGGGTCATATCTTCCAATTGGGCGATAAATATTCTAAAGCTTTAAATTGTACAGTTATGGGTGAAGATGGCAAACCTGTAACCTTAATGATGGGTTGTTACGGTATCGGTGTCAGCCGTATTATCGCAGCCGCCATCGAACAAAATCACGATGACAATGGCATTATTTGGGCCAAAACACCGAATGTTAATGACTCTATTGCCCCATTTGACATCGCTATTGTGCCAATGAAATCGAAAGAAGAGACGGTAATGCAAACTGCTGAAGCTCTATATCAAGAGCTTAAGGCCAAAGGTTTGAATGTTCTGCTAGATGACCGTAATGAACGTCCTGGTGTTAAATTTGCCGATCTTGAACTTATTGGCATCCCACATCGTATCGTGGTATCAGATCGCAATTTAGCGGAAGACAAGTACGAATATGTTGATCGTCGTGATGGCGAAAAACAGCTGCTTAGCCGTGAAGAAGTATTGGCAAAAGTCAGCCAATAA
- a CDS encoding DUF3124 domain-containing protein — MKTSLLLLTSLLITVGLSACNPPEKDPNILYSDEHKDPIKELEVDMPKGNMSYQQLFYVPVYSNIYGDEESPKVMLSATLSIRNTSLDNSLYVTRIDYYNTHGDYVRPYLKKSIELPPMGTLNYIVEKNDDTGGDGANFVVAIESEAQSVSPLIEAIMVGTFSNKAFSFSSKGVVIQDSAKDGYFSSNKK, encoded by the coding sequence ATGAAAACATCACTGCTACTGTTGACTTCTTTGCTAATTACGGTGGGGCTTAGCGCCTGCAATCCTCCTGAAAAAGACCCTAATATTTTATACAGTGATGAGCACAAAGATCCTATAAAAGAGTTAGAAGTAGATATGCCTAAAGGCAACATGTCTTATCAACAGCTATTTTATGTGCCTGTTTATTCAAATATTTATGGTGACGAAGAAAGTCCTAAGGTTATGTTGTCAGCGACTTTGAGTATTCGCAATACCAGCTTAGATAATAGTTTATATGTGACTAGAATTGATTACTATAATACTCATGGAGACTATGTTCGTCCATATTTGAAAAAATCTATTGAGTTGCCGCCTATGGGAACACTGAACTATATTGTAGAAAAGAATGACGATACAGGCGGTGATGGTGCTAACTTCGTAGTAGCTATAGAAAGCGAAGCGCAGAGTGTCTCACCATTAATTGAAGCTATCATGGTTGGTACTTTTAGTAACAAAGCTTTCTCATTCAGTAGCAAAGGCGTTGTTATTCAAGACTCAGCGAAAGATGGCTATTTTAGTAGTAATAAAAAGTAA